In one window of Geotrypetes seraphini chromosome 3, aGeoSer1.1, whole genome shotgun sequence DNA:
- the LOC117357219 gene encoding olfactory receptor 1019-like has product MNIASMGKENRTSVTEFILLGFSDYPHLHLFISVTVSLIFLISVLGNLMFIMLVCADSYLQKPMYFLLSNLSFLDICNTSITLSTLLHSLVTRNELISFPLCITQLYFFMSLICAEVLLLTAMAYDRYIAICNPLRYVLIMNRRTCSLLASASWMLGFLDVIPQAVLTSQLSFCRGNEINHFFCDFEALTKLSCSDIHKLETLIFSEGFFYLFIPLALTMASYIYIISSILKIHSAKGRLKAFSTCSSHLTVVILFYGSLMCVYMKPSSEYSPNQDKLFSLLYTTLIPMLNPIVYSLRNAEVKSALTRIVNIKEASL; this is encoded by the coding sequence ATGAACATTGCATCAATGGGAAAGGAAAACAGGACCTCAGTTACAGAATTCATTCTCCTGGGATTCTCTGACTATCCTCACCTGCATCTCTTCATTTCTGTTACAGTTTCTCTGATCTTCCTGATCTCTGTGCTTGGAAACCTGATGTTTATAATGTTAGTATGTGCTGACTCTTACCTGCAAAAACCCATGTACTTCTTACTTAGCAATCTGTCCTTCCTAGATATCTGTAACACTTCCATCACTCTCTCAACATTGCTGCACAGTCTAGTGACAAGAAATGAACTGATTTCTTTTCCTTTATGTATAACTCAGCTCTACTTTTTTATGTCTCTTATATGTGCAGAAGTTTTACTTCTCACTGCTATGGCCTATGATCGCTACATTGCAATTTGCAATCCTTTACGATATGTGCTCATCATGAACAGGAGAACCTGTAGCCTTCTGGCATCTGCTTCTTGGATGCTTGGCTTTCTGGATGTGATACCTCAGGCAGTTTTGACATCTCAGTTATCCTTCTGTAGGGGCAATGAGATTAACCATTTCTTCTGTGACTTTGAAGCTCTGACAAAACTCTCTTGCAGTGATATACACAAATTAGAAACACTGATATTTTCTGAagggtttttttatttatttattcccttGGCATTAACTATGGCATCCTACATCTACATCATTTCCAGCATCCTGAAAATCCATTCTGCAAAAGGAAGACTCAAAGCTTTCTCAACATGCTCTTCCCACCTCACAGTCGTCATTCTATTCTATGGGTCTTTAATGTGTGTCTACATGAAACCAAGCTCGGAGTATTCACCCAATCAAGACAAACTGTTCTCCCTGCTGTACACAACTCTGATTCCAATGTTAAACCCCATTGTTTATAGTCTAAGAAATGCAGAAGTAAAGTCAGCCCTAACTAGAATTGTAAACATTAAGGAGGCAAGTCTTTAA